Proteins co-encoded in one Astyanax mexicanus isolate ESR-SI-001 chromosome 1, AstMex3_surface, whole genome shotgun sequence genomic window:
- the LOC103037461 gene encoding pre-mRNA-splicing regulator WTAP isoform X2 translates to MTNEEPLPKKVRLNESDMKTLTREELCTRWKQHEAYVQVLEAKYADLNSNDVTGLKESEEKLKQQQQESARRENILVMRLATKEQEMQECTTQIQYLKQVQQPSAAQLRSSMVDPAINLFFLKMKAELEQTKDKLEQAQNELSAWKFTPDR, encoded by the exons ATGACTAATGAAGAACCTCTTCCCAAGAAG GTTCGCCTTAATGAATCAGACATGAAGACCCTGACCAGAGAGGAGCTGTGTACACG GTGGAAACAGCATGAAGCCTATGTCCAGGTGCTGGAGGCAAAATATGCTGATTTAAATT CCAATGATGTGACTGGTTTGAAAGAGTCTGAGGAGAAGCTAAAGCAGCAACAACAGGAGTCTGCACGCAGAGAGAACATTCTGGTGATGAGGCTGGCCACTAAGGAGCAGGAGATGCAGGAATGTACA ACCCAGATCCAGTACCTGAAGCAAGTCCAGCAACCCAGTGCAGCTCAGCTGAGATCCTCCATGGTGGACCCAGCCATCAACTTATTTTTCCTTAAAATGAAGGCCGAACTGGAACAGACTAAAGACAAACTGGAGCAAGCCCAAAATGAACTGAGTGCCTGGAAATTTACACCTGATAGGTAA